A single genomic interval of Pyrus communis chromosome 7, drPyrComm1.1, whole genome shotgun sequence harbors:
- the LOC137739094 gene encoding proteasome subunit alpha type-6-like, producing the protein MSRGSGGGYDRHITIFSPEGRLFQVEYAFKAVKAAGITSIGVRGKDSVCVVTQKKVPDKLLDQTSVTHLFPITKFLGLLATGMTADARTLVSQARNEAAEFRFKYGYEMPVDVLAKWIADKSQIYTQHAYMRPLGVVAMVLVIDEELGPQLYKCDPAGHYFGHKATSAGSKEQEAINFLEKKMKNEPSFSYDETVQTCVSALQSVLQEDFKATEIEVGVVVKENPVFRVLSTEEIDEHLTAISERD; encoded by the exons ATGAGTCGAGGAAGCGGAGGCGGATACGATCGCCACATCACGATTTTCTCACCCGAAGGTCGTCTCTTCCAAGTCG AGTATGCTTTTAAGGCTGTTAAGGCTGCTGGGATCACCTCAATTGGTGTCCGGGGAAAGGATTCCGTATGTGTTGTGACTCAGAAGAAAGTTCCG GACAAGCTTTTGGATCAGACAAGTGTCACACATCTTTTCCCCATCACAAAGTTCCTAGGGTTGCTGGCTACTGGCATGACAG CTGATGCGAGGACCCTCGTTTCTCAAGCAAGGAATGAAGCAGCTGAGTTTCGTTTCAAATATGGATACGAGATGCCTGTGGATGTGTTGGCTAAATG GATTGCAGACAAATCACAAATATATACTCAGCATGCTTATATGAGACCACTGGGAGTAG TGGCTATGGTTTTGGTTATTGATGAAGAGCTCGGACCTCAGCTCTACAAGTGCGACCCAGCTGGCCATTATTTTGGTCACAAG GCGACAAGTGCTGGATCGAAAGAGCAAGAGGccattaatttcttggagaagaaaatgaagaatgaACCTTCATTCTCTTATGACGAGACCGTGCAG aCTTGTGTTTCTGCCCTGCAATCAGTTCTGCAAGAGGATTTCAAGGCCACTGAAATTGAG GTTGGAGTGGTGGTAAAGGAGAATCCAGTCTTCAGAGTACTGTCCACCGAAGAGATTGATGAGCACTTGACTGCTATAAGTGAGCGAGACTGA